The Thermosulfurimonas sp. F29 genome includes a window with the following:
- a CDS encoding dihydroorotate dehydrogenase, producing MRPWSEIPHLSLRNPLFLASGTWGFGETLPPRVISAAGALVTKGVSLNPRTGNPPPRLSETPCGLINSIGLENPGLSTFRERILPRLLSHGPPVVVNILGESEEEFLDLVRGLAESGVAGFEVNISCPNVKKGGIAFAGDPEGVFRLVRRLREEWKGFLAVKLSPVGPVLEVARAAEEAGASALTCANTYPALSVDLSRGRPRFHQGGLSGPAIKPLTLRLVYELSRKVKVPLIASGGIITGRDAYEYFLCGARAFQVGTATLIDPEAPLRILSELDAFLKSDFSHG from the coding sequence TTGAGACCCTGGTCTGAAATCCCCCATCTTTCCCTCAGGAATCCCCTCTTTCTGGCCTCGGGCACCTGGGGCTTCGGGGAAACGCTTCCACCGCGGGTAATCTCCGCCGCCGGGGCCCTGGTGACCAAGGGCGTATCCCTGAACCCCCGAACGGGAAATCCTCCGCCCCGGCTCTCCGAGACCCCCTGCGGCCTCATCAACTCCATAGGGCTTGAAAATCCGGGACTTTCCACCTTTCGCGAGAGGATCCTACCGCGTCTTCTCTCCCACGGGCCACCGGTGGTGGTGAACATCCTGGGGGAATCCGAGGAGGAATTTCTGGATCTGGTGCGAGGCCTCGCGGAAAGCGGCGTGGCGGGTTTCGAGGTCAACATCTCCTGTCCCAATGTAAAGAAAGGGGGCATCGCCTTTGCCGGGGATCCGGAGGGGGTGTTTCGTCTGGTGCGGAGGCTGCGGGAGGAGTGGAAGGGATTTCTGGCGGTGAAACTTTCCCCGGTGGGACCGGTGCTGGAGGTGGCCCGGGCGGCGGAGGAGGCCGGAGCCAGCGCCCTCACCTGCGCCAACACCTATCCGGCCCTTTCGGTAGATCTCTCCCGGGGGCGGCCCCGTTTTCATCAGGGAGGACTTTCCGGTCCGGCCATAAAACCCCTCACCCTCCGCCTGGTCTACGAGCTTTCCCGAAAGGTAAAGGTTCCTCTCATCGCCTCCGGGGGGATAATCACCGGACGCGACGCCTACGAGTATTTCCTCTGCGGAGCCCGGGCCTTTCAGGTGGGCACGGCCACCCTGATCGATCCCGAGGCCCCCCTGCGCATCCTCTCGGAGCTTGACGCTTTCCTCAAATCCGACTTTAGCCACGGGTAA